The sequence below is a genomic window from Legionellales bacterium.
AGTAATATTATCTAAGCGTTTTTCAAAGGTGGCATCCACTTCGGCACCCTCGGCTTTAAAACGGCAATCGCCGCGCGCTAAATTAGCATCGGCTTCGATATGTTGATACTGTTCGCCTTTTAATACTTCTTTTATTAAAGCCATATCGTCAGGATTAACATAAAGCTTAATATTGGTTGCCGTGATGGGTAAAGCACTAGCAGCTTTACGAATGATCGTTAAAATTTGTTCGGGTTTAATTTGCAGTTCGTTTAAATAAAGACGTCTCGTTAATTCAATTACCAGTGCGAGTAAATTATTTTCAACTTCTTCATCAATTAATTTTAAAGGTTCGGCTAATTTTTCTAATAAATGATTTAATATTTTTATTTTTTCTTGCCAAGCGCTTTCATATTTAGCATTGGCTTCCATTAACGCTTGCGCGTAAGCTTCTTCTTTAGCAAGCTTAATCCCTTGTTGATAACCCGCCTCCCTACCATCTTTTTGCGCGCGATCGAAAACTTCTTTTCCATACTCGACTTGCACCGTTTGATCGCCATTTAATTCGGCATTGGATAATGTGCGCGTGGTTTTATCCGTGCGTTCAAATAGTTTGCCACGACTGGTTAAATCAGGATACACCCAACGTTCAATATCCGCTAAATTTTCACTGAGAATGACTTTCATGTTACCCTCATACCCGTAGTGTTTATCATCGTTACTGCCAATTTATATCGGCTTAATTTTTTACATCACCATATCGCCCGAATCAGAATTCAACATGATGGTGCCCTCTTTACCTAATTTTTGCGCGATATTGACAATTTCTTTTTGCGCGGCTTCTACTTTGCTTAACTGTACAGGCCCCATGGCTTCGAGATCATCGCGTAACATATCAGCGGCACGCCCAGACATATTGCGCAAAAATACTTCGCGGCCTTTTTCATCCACACCTTTTAATGCCACCGCTAAGACGTCACTTGAAATTTCGCGTAATAAAGTTTGCAAACTGCGATCATCGATGGCAGTTAATTTATCGAATGGGAACATCCTATCGCGAATTTTTTCAGAAAGTTGTTGATCAAATTCATTAATATGACTCATGACTTCATTTTCTAAATCACTATTTAAATGATTAATAATTTTTGCGGCGGTATCGACGCCACCGAGTGGCAGTTCACGGAAATTCACACTATTAAGCATCACCGATTCCAGCATTTTTTCTAATTCATCTAGGGCAATCGGAGAAATGGGTCCAATATGCGATAAACGTTTTACTACTTCAGAGGTTAAACCACGTGGTAAAAATTCTAATACATTGGCGGCTTTTTCTTCATCTAAATAAGTAAAAATAATGGTAATGACTTGGGGATGTTCATGTTGTAGTAAATCAGCAATGACTTGTGCCGGTTGCCAATTTAACGAGTCTAACACTTCTGCTTTTTCTTCTAAACGAGATTTATCTAAGAGTGAACTGGCTTTTCTTTCGCCTACGGCATCGACTAAAGCGTCTTTAATATAGGTTTTAGCATTCAGTGCCATGCCAGTTTTATCATTCGACTCAGTGAGAAAATTATTTAAAGTTTCGACCATATCTTTTTCGCTGACATCTTCTAGCGCTTGCATGGCGGCAATCACTTTTTCAACTTGTTTGGGCGTGAGCATTTTTAATACTTCAGACGCACCTTCCTTGCCCATGCTCATGAGTAAAATCGCTGCTTGATGAGCCATTTTATCATCGGATGCCATTATTTATCTCCAATCCAATTTTGCATGACCGCTGCCACTCGCGAAGGATCTTGGCCTACCATATTTTTAATAGAATTAATTTGCTCCCCTTTTAATCGCATTAATTCTGCGGAATTCATGGTGTCGAGATTAAAACCATCATATGGATTTTGCATCATGCCTTGCATGGTCGGCGGAATATTCATGCGATTACCCGCTGGTGGCAGCGGCGGTAATTCAGCACCTTTTTTAGCGAGCGATTTTAATATCGGGCGCAAAATAGTAAGTGCTAAAATTAATACGAATAATGCGCCCAATGATTTTTTCACAATATCCCAAAACCAAGCTTGTTCCCAAAACGGTAGCGGTGGTACTTCTGCAAATTTTTCTGGTGGTTGAAATGCACTATTGACCACGCTTAATTTATCGCCCCGTTCTTCACTAAAACCAATCGCATATTTAATAAGATCACTGATTTTTTCTAATTGTTCTTTATCGAGTGGTGTGCGTGTTTCTTTGCCATCTTTATCCACTTTAACGGCTTCATCGATAACGACTGCAATAGTTAATCGTTTAATATTACTGCTATGATCTTTAGAATATTCGATGGATTTTCCTACTTCATAATTTTTAATCGATTGATTACGACTATTTTGTTCAGCACCACCGGCAGCACCAGCACCTCCTTGCGGAGCGGCATTTGCCAGGGCGCCTGGCACACCACCTGCTCCTGAGCCTGATGATTTTTCTGAAACCGTTTGCTCACTTAAGACAGCTTTATCATTAGGATTAATGGATTCTTTGGTGATTTCCTGATGTTTAAAATCAATTTCTGCGGCCACTTTGGCTTGGATTTTTCCGGCACCGACCAAGGGTGTTAAGAGAGTTTCAATTTTTCGTTCATAATCGCGTTGTAATTGTTGTTGATATTCAAATTGCGCACGCGTTTGTGCGAGTTGCGATCCATCGTCTAGCGTTAATAATCGCCCAAATTGATCGGCGACAGTGACTTGTGACGGATTCAAACCGGTAATGCTGGATGCGACCATGCGCACTATGGCGTCCACCTGCTCTTTTTCCATGCGATAGCCGGCAGCGAGATTAATCATCACTGAGGCTTTCGGTTGCACTTGTTCTGTTAAAAATGCCGATTGTGTGGGGATGGCCAAATGAACTCGCGCTGATCGTACCCCTTTAATTGTGGCGATGGTTTTTGCAAGTTCACCTTCCAGTGCTCTTTTGTATTGGGCGTTTTCCATGAATCGACTAATGCCGATACCACTGGCTTTATCGAGTAATTCAAATCCTAATCCACCGCCTTCTGATAATCCCGCCGAGGCTAATTTCAAGCGCGCTTCTGCCAATTTATCGGCAGGCACAAAGACCGTGCCATTTTCAGGATCAAGACGATAGCGAATTTTAGAGGCTTGCAGTGTTTCGACGACTTCGCCGGTTCTGGCTAAGCTTAAATTGCTGTAGAGCGGGCGGTAATCTGGTTCTTGCAACCACAATACCATGGCAAAACCAAGGGCAATACTGGCGGCTAATCCCAGCAATAATCCCACCTGACGCAAAAACGGCAGCATATTAAAGCCTCGCGCCATGTTGGTTAAATTACCTGGATTTTCTGCCATCACTTCACCTCATGTTAAACTGGCATATTCATGATTGTTTGATAGGCTTCAATCAAATGATTACGCACGGTTAAAGTGAGCTGTGATGCCACACGGGCTTTTTGCACAGCTAGGATTACTTCTGTTAGAGAGACATTCTTGTCACCAAGTTCATACGCTTTGATTAAATTCGTTGATGTGGTTTGGCTGGTATTCACTTCACCAATTGCATCTTTAAATACTTTGGCAAATTCACCGGTAGGAGTTTCACTGATGGGTGAAACTCCTTGTTCATGACTACCGGAAATTCGCCGCATTTTTTCCACCATTTGCCGCGCTTCATTCAACATATCATCCCTGGCGCTTTTAAATGCAGTCGATGAAATTTGTGAATCGATAGCACTCATGGCATTTACTCCATTGCATTCAGCTGTGGATTAATCGATGCTTGGCGTTTTGATAAGGGAATATTAAAACCTTCTTCGCGCATTCTCGCTAATTTATAACGCAAGGTTCTTGGGCTAATATTCAGTAATTGCGAAGTTTGCTTGCGACTTCCTTGAGTTTTTTCTAACGTGCTTAAAATGAGTTGATACTCATGTTGTTTAATATCCAATGTTAAAGAAAATTGAATATTTTCATTGAGTTTATAATTTTCAATGGTAATGTGTTTTTCATCAATTAGCTCAGAATCACTTAATAACATAGCACGCTGTAGAGTATTTTCCAGTTCTTTAGCATTACCTGGCCATTGATATTGCATTAATTTTTGTTGAGCGGCTGGCGTTAAACGTGACCAAGTGGTGTGCTGCGATTTCGCTAAACTTTTTAGCAAATATTCGGCTAGCGGGATAATATCTAAAGGTCTTTCGCTTAACGGTAAGCTATTAATCGTTAA
It includes:
- the fliE gene encoding flagellar hook-basal body complex protein FliE codes for the protein MSAIDSQISSTAFKSARDDMLNEARQMVEKMRRISGSHEQGVSPISETPTGEFAKVFKDAIGEVNTSQTTSTNLIKAYELGDKNVSLTEVILAVQKARVASQLTLTVRNHLIEAYQTIMNMPV
- the fliG gene encoding flagellar motor switch protein FliG, producing MASDDKMAHQAAILLMSMGKEGASEVLKMLTPKQVEKVIAAMQALEDVSEKDMVETLNNFLTESNDKTGMALNAKTYIKDALVDAVGERKASSLLDKSRLEEKAEVLDSLNWQPAQVIADLLQHEHPQVITIIFTYLDEEKAANVLEFLPRGLTSEVVKRLSHIGPISPIALDELEKMLESVMLNSVNFRELPLGGVDTAAKIINHLNSDLENEVMSHINEFDQQLSEKIRDRMFPFDKLTAIDDRSLQTLLREISSDVLAVALKGVDEKGREVFLRNMSGRAADMLRDDLEAMGPVQLSKVEAAQKEIVNIAQKLGKEGTIMLNSDSGDMVM
- the fliF gene encoding flagellar M-ring protein FliF — translated: MAENPGNLTNMARGFNMLPFLRQVGLLLGLAASIALGFAMVLWLQEPDYRPLYSNLSLARTGEVVETLQASKIRYRLDPENGTVFVPADKLAEARLKLASAGLSEGGGLGFELLDKASGIGISRFMENAQYKRALEGELAKTIATIKGVRSARVHLAIPTQSAFLTEQVQPKASVMINLAAGYRMEKEQVDAIVRMVASSITGLNPSQVTVADQFGRLLTLDDGSQLAQTRAQFEYQQQLQRDYERKIETLLTPLVGAGKIQAKVAAEIDFKHQEITKESINPNDKAVLSEQTVSEKSSGSGAGGVPGALANAAPQGGAGAAGGAEQNSRNQSIKNYEVGKSIEYSKDHSSNIKRLTIAVVIDEAVKVDKDGKETRTPLDKEQLEKISDLIKYAIGFSEERGDKLSVVNSAFQPPEKFAEVPPLPFWEQAWFWDIVKKSLGALFVLILALTILRPILKSLAKKGAELPPLPPAGNRMNIPPTMQGMMQNPYDGFNLDTMNSAELMRLKGEQINSIKNMVGQDPSRVAAVMQNWIGDK